A single Seriola aureovittata isolate HTS-2021-v1 ecotype China chromosome 19, ASM2101889v1, whole genome shotgun sequence DNA region contains:
- the zfp36l1b gene encoding mRNA decay activator protein ZFP36L1b, translating into MTAIVISPFLKYEEVSNKNSNMLNYNNHSLGGPQLTSAPCFSAKPSCTPTESLLDRKVVGAPSAGGLFQRRHSASLPSAKFSLNHLVNGFKTDPSVNLGCSCSSNNKENRFHERSYSELGDRLSPGSQASVGASSQVNLSRYKTELCRPFEEYGTCKYSDKCQFAHGMHELRSLSRHPKYKTELCRTFHTIGFCPYGPRCHFIHNAEERCGPPPISGFNKMDRPRLQHSFSFAGFPTCGGPRDSPTSVTPPPVFSNEDLMEWQNNLFIYSSQEHASLFGPSLGPPPVSEPQDLALPSTATPCFFQPASESPPSPPDSLSDQEGYQSSMGSQSGSESPLLDASRRLPIFSRLSISDD; encoded by the coding sequence AACAGTAACATGTTGAACTACAACAACCACAGTCTTGGTGGACCTCAGCTGACATCTGCCCCATGCTTCAGTGCCAAGCCGTCCTGCACCCCAACTGAATCTCTGCTAGACAGGAAGGTAGTGGGGGCCCCCTCTGCAGGAGGCCTGTTCCAACGGCGTCACTCAGCCAGCCTCCCCAGTGCAAAGTTCAGCCTGAATCATCTTGTCAACGGCTTCAAAACGGATCCCTCAGTGAATCTGggttgcagctgcagcagcaacaacaaggaGAACCGCTTCCATGAGCGCTCTTACTCCGAGCTGGGAGACAGGCTGTCCCCTGGTAGTCAGGCATCTGTGGGTGCAAGCAGCCAAGTCAACTTGAGCCGCTATAAAACGGAGTTGTGCCGGCCCTTTGAGGAGTACGGTACCTGCAAATACAGCGATAAGTGCCAGTTTGCCCACGGCATGCACGAGCTGCGCAGCCTGAGCCGTCACCCAAAGTACAAGACTGAACTGTGCCGCACATTCCACACCATTGGGTTCTGCCCATACGGCCCCCGCTGCCACTTCATCCATAACGCAGAGGAGCGCTGCGGGCCCCCTCCCATCTCTGGCTTCAACAAGATGGATCGCCCTCGGCTGCAGCATAGCTTCAGCTTCGCTGGCTTCCCCACCTGTGGCGGCCCAAGGGACAGCCCCACCTCGGTCACACCTCCACCTGTGTTCTCCAACGAGGATCTGATGGAGTGGCAGAACAACCTCTTCATCTACTCCAGCCAGGAGCACGCCAGCCTGTTCGGCCCGAGCTTGGGGCCCCCGCCTGTGTCTGAGCCTCAAGATCTGGCCCTGCCTTCCACAGCCACCCCCTGCTTTTTTCAGCCTGCATCAGAGAGCCCCCCCAGCCCCCCAGATTCTCTTTCTGACCAGGAGGGATACCAGAGCAGCATGGGCAGTCAGAGCGGCTCTGAGTCCCCCCTCCTGGATGCCTCTCGCCGCCTCCCCATCTTCAGCAGGCTCTCTATCTCTGATGATTAA